Proteins from a genomic interval of Rosa chinensis cultivar Old Blush chromosome 2, RchiOBHm-V2, whole genome shotgun sequence:
- the LOC112186106 gene encoding GDSL esterase/lipase At2g42990, whose product MANLLIPWLFLVQTLTIVAKTRAKVPAVIVFGDSSVDSGNNNFIPTIARSNFPPYGQDFPGGQATGRFCNGRIPPDLISEALGLKPTIPAYLDPMYSISDFAVGVCFASAGTGYDNATSEVADVIPLWKEVEYYKEYQQKLKAYLGDRKAKKILSEALYLISLGTNDFMENYYTLPNRRLQFTVNQYQDFIIGLAADFVKTIYSLGARKMSLTGVPPMGCLPLERTTNIMEDHACMEEYNNVGLEFNGKLKGLVAKLNSELPGLDVVFADAYNLLLQVIKRPSVYGFEESRTGCCGTGRFEMSFLCDPHSPFTCQDADKYVFWDAFHPSEKTNRMITDHLLKTSLAKFL is encoded by the exons ATGGCAAACTTGTTGATTCCTTGGCTATTTTTAGTTCAAACACTGACAATTGTTGCCAAAACCAGAGCTAAAGTTCCAGCAGTCATAGTGTTTGGAGATTCCTCCGTTGATTCAGGTAACAACAACTTCATTCCAACAATTGCCAGGAGCAACTTTCCACCTTATGGTCAAGATTTTCCGGGAGGCCAAGCCACCGGGCGGTTCTGCAACGGCCGAATTCCTCCTGACTTGATCTCCGAAGCTCTAGGCCTCAAGCCAACCATACCTGCATACTTGGATCCAATGTATAGCATCTCAGATTTTGCTGTAGGAGTTTGCTTTGCTTCTGCAGGGACTGGCTATGATAATGCCACTTCTGAAGTTGCT GATGTGATTCCATTGTGGAAGGAAGTGGAGTATTACAAGGAGTACCAGCAGAAATTAAAAGCCTACCTTGGAGATAGGAAGGCAAAGAAAATACTGAGTGAGGCTTTGTATTTGATTAGCTTAGGAACAAATGACTTCATGGAAAACTATTATACACTCCCAAACCGACGATTGCAGTTTACCGTGAACCAATATCAGGATTTTATTATAGGACTTGCTGCAGATTTTGTGAAGACAATATATTCTTTAGGGGCAAGGAAGATGTCCCTGACAGGGGTTCCTCCAATGGGGTGTTTGCCACTGGAAAGAACCACAAATATTATGGAAGACCATGCTTGCATGGAGGAATACAACAACGTTGGTTTGGAATTTAATGGCAAGTTAAAGGGTTTGGTGGCAAAGCTGAACAGCGAGCTTCCTGGTCTTGATGTGGTATTTGCAGATGCATATAACCTCTTGTTGCAAGTCATAAAAAGGCCTTCTGTTTATG GATTTGAGGAATCAAGAACTGGGTGCTGCGGCACAGGGAGGTTTGAGATGAGTTTCCTATGTGATCCGCATAGTCCATTTACATGCCAAGATGCAGATAAGTATGTGTTTTGGGATGCCTTTCATCCTTCGGAGAAAACCAATCGAATGATCACAGATCATCTACTCAAAACTTCTTTAGCAAAGTTTCTTTGA
- the LOC121048780 gene encoding 4-hydroxyphenylpyruvate dioxygenase-like, whose product MGLAETQNKSNLVGFSNFVRSNPRSDRFEVNRFHHIEYWCTDATNAALRFSWGLGMPMVAKSDLSTGNQSHASYLLRSGDLSFLFTAPYSPTLSDPTRPTSTASIPTFDHSASRAFSAKHGLGVRAIAIEVSDADLAYHASVSHGAKPASQPILLDNRVTIAEVQLYGDVVLRYVSYKDPAQLSDPNPDLWFLPGFEPVPSSFPLDFGLRRLDHAVGNVPDLSAAVAYVKGFTGFHEFAEFTAEDVGTSESGLNSVVLANNEEMVLLPMNEPVYGTKRKSQIQTYLEHNEGAGVQHLALVSGDIFRTLREMRKRSGVGGFDFMPAPPPTYYRNLKKRAGDVLTDEQIKECEELGILVDRDDQGTLLQIFTKPVGDRPTIFIEIIQRVGCMLKNDKGEVYQKGGCGGFGKGNFSELFKSIEEYEKTLEARQIAEPAAA is encoded by the exons ATGGGCCTCGCCGAAACCCAGAACAAGTCCAACCTCGTCGGATTCTCCAACTTCGTCCGGTCCAACCCCCGCTCCGATCGCTTCGAGGTCAACCGCTTCCACCACATCGAGTACTGGTGCACCGATGCCACCAACGCCGCCCTCCGCTTCTCCTGGGGCCTCGGCATGCCCATGGTAGCTAAGTCTGACCTCTCCACAGGGAACCAATCCCACGCCTCCTATCTCCTCCGCTCCGGCGACCTCTCCTTCCTCTTCACAGCCCCTTACTCCCCCACCCtctccgacccgacccggcccaCCTCCACCGCCTCCATCCCCACCTTCGACCACTCCGCCTCACGCGCCTTCTCCGCCAAACACGGCCTCGGCGTCCGCGCCATCGCCATCGAGGTTTCCGACGCCGACCTCGCCTACCACGCCAGCGTCTCCCACGGCGCTAAACCCGCCTCCCAACCGATTCTCCTCGACAACCGCGTCACAATCGCCGAGGTCCAACTCTACGGCGACGTCGTTTTGCGGTATGTAAGCTACAAAGACCCGGCCCAGCTatccgacccgaacccggactTGTGGTTCCTCCCCGGGTTCGAGCCGGTCCCCTCCTCCTTCCCCCTCGACTTCGGCCTCCGCCGCCTCGACCACGCCGTAGGCAACGTCCCCGACCTCTCCGCCGCCGTGGCCTACGTGAAAGGCTTCACCGGGTTCCACGAGTTCGCGGAGTTCACGGCGGAGGACGTCGGGACGAGCGAGAGCGGACTGAACTCCGTCGTTCTGGCGAACAACGAAGAGATGGTGCTGCTTCCGATGAACGAGCCGGTGTACGGGACGAAGAGGAAGAGCCAGATTCAGACGTACCTGGAGCACAACGAAGGCGCCGGAGTCCAGCACCTGGCTCTGGTCAGCGGAGACATATTCAGGACCTTGAGGGAGATGAGGAAGCGGAGCGGAGTCGGAGGATTTGACTTCATGCCGGCGCCGCCGCCGACGTATTACCGGAATTTGAAGAAGAGGGCCGGCGACGTGTTGACGGATGAGCAGATCAAGGAGTGTGAGGAGTTGGGGATTTTGGTTGATAGGGATGACCAGGGGACCCTGCTTCAGATTTTCACAAAGCCTGTGGGAGATAG GCCGACGATATTCATAGAGATCATACAGAGAGTTGGGTGCATGCTTAAGAATGATAAAGGGGAGGTTTACCAGAAGGGTGGATGTGGTGGGTTCGGCAAGGGTAACTTTTCGGAGCTCTTCAAGTCCATTGAAGAATACGAGAAGACACTTGAAGCCAGGCAAATTGCAGAGCCGGCAGCTGCGTGA
- the LOC112186104 gene encoding 4-hydroxyphenylpyruvate dioxygenase: MTMGHETENPFKLVGFSNFVRSNPRSDRFKVNRFHHIEFWCTDATNAALRFSWGLGIPMVAKSDLSTGNQTHASYLLRSGDLSILFTAPYSPTISHPTRPTSTASIPTFDHSASRAFSAKHGLGVRAVAVEVTDADLAFHSSVSHGAKPVSQPILLDNRVTIAEVHLYGDVVLRYVSYKDLAQLTDPNPDTWFLPGFDSVLSSFPLDFGFRRLDHAVGNVPDLSAAMTYVRSFTGFYEFLEFTAEDIGTSESGLNSAVLANNDETVLLPMNEPVYGTKRKSQIQTYLEHNEGAGVQHLALVTEDIFRTLREMRQRSGIGGFDFMPAPPPTYYRNLKKRAGDVLTDKQIKECEELGILVDRDDQGTLLQIFTKPVGDRYVPFSSFLC, translated from the coding sequence ATGACAATGGGCCACGAAACCGAGAACCCCTTCAAGCTCGTCGGATTCTCCAACTTCGTTCGATCCAACCCCCGTTCCGACCGATTCAAGGTCAACCGCTTCCACCACATCGAGTTCTGGTGCACCGACGCCACCAACGCCGCCCTCCGCTTCTCCTGGGGCCTCGGCATCCCCATGGTTGCCAAGTCTGACCTCTCCACTGGCAACCAAACCCACGCCTCCTATCTCCTCCGCTCCGGTGACCTCTCCATCCTCTTCACCGCCCCTTACTCCCCAACCATATCCCACCCGACCCGGCCCACCTCCACCGCCTCCATCCCCACCTTCGACCACTCCGCCTCACGCGCATTCTCCGCCAAACACGGCCTCGGCGTCCGAGCCGTCGCAGTCGAGGTCACCGACGCCGACCTCGCCTTCCACTCCAGCGTCTCCCACGGCGCTAAACCAGTGTCCCAACCCATTCTCCTCGACAACCGCGTCACAATCGCCGAGGTCCATCTCTACGGCGACGTGGTTTTGCGGTACGTAAGCTACAAAGACCTAGCCCAGCTcaccgacccgaacccggacaCGTGGTTCCTCCCCGGATTCGACTCGGTCCTTTCCTCTTTCCCCCTAGACTTCGGCTTCCGCCGTCTCGACCACGCCGTTGGCAACGTTCCCGACCTCTCCGCTGCCATGACTTACGTGAGAAGCTTCACCGGATTCTACGAGTTCTTGGAGTTCACGGCGGAGGACATAGGGACAAGCGAGAGCGGACTGAACTCGGCAGTTCTGGCCAACAATGACGAGACGGTGCTGCTTCCGATGAACGAGCCGGTGTACGGGACGAAGAGGAAGAGCCAGATTCAGACGTACCTGGAGCATAACGAAGGCGCCGGAGTCCAGCACCTGGCTCTGGTCACGGAAGACATATTCAGGACCTTGAGGGAGATGAGGCAGCGCAGCGGAATAGGAGGATTCGACTTCATGCCGGCGCCGCCGCCGACGTATTACCGGAATTTGAAGAAGAGGGCCGGCGATGTGTTGACGGATAAGCAGATCAAGGAGTGTGAGGAGTTGGGGATTTTGGTTGATAGGGATGACCAGGGGACTCTGCTTCAGATTTTCACAAAGCCTGTGGGAGATAGGTATGTGCcattctcttcatttctttgTTAA
- the LOC112189588 gene encoding transcription factor MYB114, with translation MASEKQEPTAREFVKGKWTTQEDEKLTEAIAVHGAKKWNSLASKAGLNRNGKSCRLRWVNYLRPNLKRGDMSDQEEDMIIRLHKLLGNRWSLIAGRLPGRTDNEIKNYWNTHLSKKINQKEKQSSNGSNSTIQIPTVDEKPSVADDDRKVHVEMKQECLSSGVGTSAALIKKEVMIDPEDYSNTNINNIDVDDFFNLLHKEPLSWEVPQIP, from the exons ATGGCCTCAGAGAAACAAGAGCCCACCGCAAGAGAATTCGTCAAGGGAAAGTGGACCACGCAAGAAGACGAGAAACTAACCGAGGCTATTGCAGTTCATGGTGCAAAGAAGTGGAACTCATTAGCGTCGAAAGCAG GGCTGAATCGGAATGGCAAGAGTTGCAGGCTGAGATGGGTGAACTATCTGAGACCCAACCTCAAGAGAGGCGACATGTCTGACCAGGAAGAGGACATGATTATTAGGCTGCACAAGCTTCTTGGAAATAG GTGGTCTTTGATTGCGGGAAGATTACCGGGTCGAACAGACAATGAGATAAAGAACTACTGGAATACCCATTTGAGCAAGAAAATTAACCAGAAAGAGAAGCAAAGTAGCAATGGATCTAATTCGACAATACAAATTCCCACAGTTGACGAGAAACCAAGTGTAGCAGATGATGATCGGAAGGTCCATGTAGAAATGAAGCAAGAGTGCTTATCATCAGGAGTGGGTACAAGTGCGGCTCTAATAAAGAAAGAGGTGATGATCGATCCTGAGGATTACTCCAACACCAACATTAACAATATTGATGTTGATGACTTCTTTAATCTCCTCCATAAAGAACCTTTGAGTTGGGAGGTTCCGCAAATTCCTTGA